In Flavobacterium sp. CS20, a single window of DNA contains:
- a CDS encoding SHOCT domain-containing protein has translation MHFYEGHFGGMHLIWWIIWIILLAWIFFIPADIPYQKTKKENPLDILKNRFAKGEISKEEFEESKKILKSDN, from the coding sequence ATGCATTTTTACGAAGGACATTTTGGAGGTATGCACCTAATATGGTGGATTATATGGATTATTTTATTGGCTTGGATATTCTTTATCCCAGCAGATATCCCTTATCAAAAAACAAAAAAAGAAAACCCACTGGATATTCTTAAAAACCGCTTTGCAAAAGGCGAAATATCCAAGGAAGAATTTGAGGAATCAAAAAAGATATTAAAATCAGACAACTAA
- a CDS encoding TolC family protein, whose protein sequence is MTANTKTYFFLSLMLMLTTSLFSQENLNNYLEIATNNNPALKAKFNDYMVAMEKVLQVGALPDPSVAFGYFIQSPETRVGPQRATFNLAQSFPWFGLLSAQEDVATELAKAKYEDFENTKSNIFFEVKTAYYNYYFIEKAIEITKENIEILEVFKRLSLVKIKAGTASIVDELRVELELNDLENQLALFLDTKDALQVKFNNLLDIDDSSEIIVPEVLWQEEIPLDQLSMLDEIYASNHQIKSIEHKLNAFLNQEIVAQKQGLPKFTIGLGYTIVSENAGSSVSDNGKDAFLFPSVGVTIPLYRKKYKALIKEAQFRQEAEISRKEDKKNTLSSLYENTYKDFNDGDRRIALNLTQSEIAKKVLDILITSYSTNAKDFEEVLRIERQLLKYELEHQKALTDKNAAERFMDYLIGK, encoded by the coding sequence ATGACAGCGAATACTAAAACATATTTTTTCTTAAGCCTGATGTTGATGCTTACCACAAGCCTTTTCAGTCAAGAAAATCTAAATAACTATCTCGAAATAGCGACCAATAATAACCCTGCCCTAAAAGCAAAATTCAACGATTATATGGTCGCCATGGAAAAAGTACTCCAAGTAGGTGCTTTACCCGATCCAAGTGTTGCTTTTGGGTATTTTATTCAATCGCCGGAAACAAGGGTTGGACCGCAAAGAGCAACTTTTAATTTAGCACAAAGCTTTCCTTGGTTTGGCCTCTTGAGTGCACAGGAAGATGTTGCCACCGAATTGGCAAAAGCTAAATATGAAGACTTTGAAAACACAAAATCCAATATTTTCTTTGAAGTAAAAACAGCTTATTATAATTATTATTTTATTGAAAAGGCTATTGAAATAACAAAAGAGAATATCGAGATACTCGAGGTTTTTAAACGCCTATCATTAGTTAAAATTAAAGCTGGAACAGCCTCTATTGTTGATGAGTTGCGTGTGGAATTGGAGTTGAACGATCTGGAAAATCAATTAGCACTGTTTCTGGACACCAAGGATGCCTTACAGGTAAAATTCAATAACCTATTGGATATAGATGATAGTTCTGAAATTATCGTTCCGGAAGTCTTGTGGCAGGAAGAAATTCCTTTAGATCAATTAAGTATGCTCGATGAAATTTATGCGTCAAACCATCAAATAAAAAGCATAGAACATAAATTGAATGCCTTTTTAAATCAGGAAATTGTTGCACAAAAACAAGGTTTACCAAAATTCACAATAGGACTTGGTTATACCATTGTTAGTGAAAATGCTGGATCTTCGGTTTCAGATAATGGTAAAGATGCTTTCTTGTTTCCATCGGTAGGTGTTACTATTCCTTTATATCGAAAAAAATATAAAGCCTTGATTAAGGAAGCACAGTTTAGGCAAGAAGCCGAAATTTCCAGAAAAGAGGACAAAAAGAACACCTTGAGTTCGTTGTATGAAAACACGTATAAGGATTTTAACGATGGCGACCGTCGTATTGCATTAAACCTAACACAGTCGGAAATTGCCAAAAAAGTATTGGACATTTTAATTACGTCGTACTCTACTAACGCCAAAGACTTTGAAGAAGTATTGCGTATAGAACGGCAATTACTCAAGTACGAATTAGAACATCAAAAAGCATTAACCGATAAAAATGCCGCAGAAAGATTTATGGATTATTTAATAGGAAAATAA
- a CDS encoding WG repeat-containing protein, which produces MKKLLITLVLIPFIGIAQTFENLDYISPFSNGVSAIKKGNEWGFIDPEGNLIVDFRNDLVATKTDNASYPIFSNGKCLIANQKDGVLYYGYIDKTGKTVITPQFLNANNFQYGKALVLKVEKETIGYNDIFKKDVVNYHYFELVIDENGNTIDHLTQLAIHVSPKDKNDKNPPAITSKLISENLVAVKGNNKKWRIKKI; this is translated from the coding sequence ATGAAAAAACTACTTATCACATTAGTATTAATTCCCTTTATAGGAATTGCACAAACCTTTGAAAATTTAGACTACATCTCGCCTTTTAGCAATGGCGTCAGCGCCATTAAAAAAGGCAACGAATGGGGTTTTATTGACCCAGAAGGAAATTTAATCGTTGATTTTCGAAATGATTTGGTGGCAACCAAAACAGACAATGCAAGCTACCCTATATTCAGTAACGGAAAATGCCTGATTGCAAACCAAAAAGATGGCGTGCTCTATTATGGCTATATCGATAAAACTGGAAAAACTGTCATCACTCCACAATTCCTCAATGCCAACAACTTTCAATATGGCAAAGCCTTGGTGTTAAAAGTTGAAAAAGAAACCATTGGCTATAATGACATTTTCAAAAAAGACGTGGTAAACTACCATTATTTTGAGCTTGTTATAGATGAGAATGGTAATACCATTGACCATTTAACGCAATTAGCCATTCACGTCTCGCCAAAAGATAAGAATGATAAAAATCCACCTGCCATCACATCAAAATTGATTTCGGAAAATTTGGTGGCAGTTAAAGGTAATAATAAGAAGTGGCGTATAAAAAAAATCTAA
- a CDS encoding efflux RND transporter periplasmic adaptor subunit, with product MKKYKNYIIAAGILILGIILGNVFSGGSSETTHADGEHEYVQDKETGLWTCSMHPQIRMEEPGNCPICGMELIPLEEDNGSSENIATNEIVMNEEAYQLANIQTTIVEKASAIKEIRLLGRVKPDERRLYSQVSHIPGRIERLYVNFTGEKVYRGQKIVRIYSPELISAQKELFEAIKSKDIYPQLYTASRNKLKLWKLSDKQIDAIEATGNVQEQIDILSDHTGYVMNRNVELGDYIKAGGNLFDIANLSSVWVMFEAYEADIPWIHINDKVSFTIQAIPSKTFEGKVTYVDPFVSPNTRVAKVRVEVKNPSNTLLPEMYASGIIQAKMKGMENAIVIPKSAVLWIGKRAVVYVKVPHDKTISFVYREIELGQDMGQFYIVQDGLEEGEVVATNGVFRIDASAQLLVQKSMMNPEGGKVSTVHNHGGMPMGDDANADGVDHSKMDMSDSKKDALKRPYQNGK from the coding sequence ATGAAGAAATATAAAAATTATATCATAGCAGCCGGTATTTTAATACTCGGAATTATTTTAGGAAATGTGTTTTCTGGAGGAAGTTCAGAAACTACACATGCAGATGGTGAACATGAATATGTTCAAGACAAAGAAACGGGTTTGTGGACCTGTTCTATGCACCCGCAAATACGCATGGAAGAACCCGGAAATTGTCCTATTTGCGGAATGGAACTTATTCCTTTGGAAGAAGATAACGGTTCTTCAGAAAACATTGCGACCAACGAAATTGTAATGAACGAAGAAGCCTATCAGTTGGCAAATATACAAACCACAATAGTTGAAAAAGCGAGCGCTATTAAAGAAATACGATTATTGGGCAGGGTAAAACCAGACGAACGAAGATTGTACTCTCAAGTTTCCCATATACCTGGACGTATAGAACGTTTGTACGTGAACTTTACCGGAGAAAAAGTTTATAGGGGTCAAAAAATTGTGCGTATCTATTCACCTGAATTAATTTCTGCTCAAAAAGAATTGTTTGAAGCCATTAAATCTAAAGATATATACCCACAGCTTTATACGGCATCACGCAATAAATTAAAGCTATGGAAGCTGTCCGATAAACAAATCGATGCCATCGAAGCAACTGGGAATGTGCAGGAACAAATCGATATTCTATCCGATCATACAGGCTATGTCATGAATAGAAATGTTGAGCTTGGAGACTATATCAAGGCTGGAGGTAACTTATTTGATATTGCCAATCTAAGCTCTGTTTGGGTGATGTTTGAAGCCTATGAAGCCGATATTCCATGGATACACATTAACGATAAGGTAAGTTTTACCATACAAGCTATTCCTAGTAAAACCTTTGAAGGAAAAGTTACCTACGTTGATCCTTTTGTTTCACCCAATACACGAGTTGCAAAAGTACGTGTAGAAGTAAAAAACCCATCAAACACGCTCTTGCCGGAAATGTATGCCAGCGGTATCATTCAGGCAAAAATGAAAGGTATGGAGAACGCTATTGTTATACCAAAATCGGCTGTGCTCTGGATCGGAAAACGCGCTGTGGTTTATGTAAAAGTACCACACGATAAAACCATTTCATTCGTATATAGAGAAATAGAACTTGGACAGGATATGGGGCAGTTTTACATTGTTCAGGATGGTTTGGAAGAAGGCGAAGTTGTTGCCACAAATGGCGTGTTCAGGATTGATGCCTCAGCACAATTGTTGGTCCAAAAAAGCATGATGAACCCTGAAGGTGGTAAGGTAAGTACAGTCCATAATCATGGTGGCATGCCTATGGGAGATGATGCAAATGCAGATGGTGTCGATCATTCTAAAATGGATATGAGTGATTCAAAAAAGGATGCTTTGAAGAGACCATACCAAAATGGAAAATGA
- a CDS encoding helix-turn-helix domain-containing protein — MVIYWFEFSNTPFSFPLFQQVLEERFVESFTFDMRGMGGLLTLLGGFLGIVSGLFWINLKKKDEIIGTQQRLLQRDIAEIIADGENEMVEFKSSIRYDYYRKATNRDLEKVIAKTITGFMNANGGKLIIGVDDDGNVLGLEKDFKTLKHKNRDGYEREVFRIISTLLGYEACFSNHISFYSLNEKDVCLVDIEPSEKPIYVNDTENTTFYVRTGNATYPLTVKEAVNYLENRKQ; from the coding sequence ATGGTAATCTATTGGTTTGAGTTCAGTAATACGCCCTTCTCTTTCCCCTTGTTTCAGCAAGTTCTGGAAGAACGTTTTGTGGAATCTTTCACCTTCGATATGCGGGGAATGGGCGGCTTATTGACTCTATTGGGAGGCTTCTTGGGAATAGTTTCTGGTTTGTTCTGGATAAACCTGAAAAAGAAAGATGAAATTATTGGCACACAACAACGCTTATTGCAAAGAGACATTGCCGAAATTATCGCAGATGGCGAAAATGAGATGGTAGAATTCAAGTCTTCCATACGCTACGACTATTATCGTAAAGCAACCAACCGCGACCTTGAAAAGGTTATTGCTAAAACCATCACAGGTTTTATGAATGCAAATGGTGGTAAATTAATTATTGGCGTAGATGATGATGGAAATGTTTTAGGATTAGAAAAAGATTTCAAAACCCTAAAGCACAAAAACAGGGACGGTTATGAGCGCGAAGTTTTCAGAATCATTTCTACACTATTAGGCTACGAAGCTTGTTTCAGCAATCACATTTCATTCTATAGTTTAAATGAAAAAGATGTGTGTTTAGTAGATATAGAACCTTCGGAAAAACCCATTTATGTCAACGATACCGAAAACACCACATTCTATGTGCGTACTGGCAATGCAACCTACCCATTGACTGTTAAAGAAGCTGTTAATTATTTAGAAAATAGAAAGCAATAG
- a CDS encoding DUF5676 family membrane protein: protein MYRLNVKKLGFAFGLTGALIYLGCMIVMSTAGREATIDFFNSLLHGLDTTSIIRMDVPLWEAGLGIVQIFILGWLIGACIATFYNAQIKNK from the coding sequence ATGTATCGATTAAACGTAAAAAAACTCGGATTTGCTTTCGGTCTTACGGGAGCACTAATTTACTTGGGCTGTATGATAGTTATGTCAACAGCAGGTCGAGAAGCCACTATCGATTTTTTCAACAGCCTATTGCACGGTTTAGATACCACAAGCATTATCAGGATGGATGTGCCATTATGGGAAGCCGGTTTGGGAATAGTACAGATATTCATTTTAGGATGGCTTATAGGCGCGTGCATCGCTACTTTTTACAATGCTCAAATTAAAAACAAATAA
- a CDS encoding heavy-metal-associated domain-containing protein, which translates to MKQKFQISGISCGGCVSRVKKTLEEHPKIEKAEIFLAPKGATIITMKETLSVDELQKQLNTIGGYTIEKIEK; encoded by the coding sequence ATGAAACAAAAATTTCAAATAAGCGGAATCAGTTGCGGTGGATGTGTATCAAGAGTAAAAAAGACATTGGAAGAACATCCAAAGATTGAAAAGGCAGAAATTTTTCTGGCACCAAAAGGAGCTACAATCATTACTATGAAGGAAACGCTTTCAGTAGATGAATTACAAAAGCAACTCAATACTATTGGTGGCTATACAATTGAGAAAATAGAAAAGTAA
- a CDS encoding lycopene cyclase domain-containing protein: protein MQYVWFIWSLIILALWAIIYLSKKGYRKEMLKMSLITMPFDLTEPLFVPEYWFPPSLFHLTERTGFDIESLIFSFAIGGIGTVLYNLIFKKGYIDMPHTERSHQRHKLHIYILFVPAIVFVIFSLFTALNHIYCGIIAMFFGGLATLYCRPDLKGKIWVGGILFTILYFIYFGSILPFYPQYVELYWNLDNLTHILVLGIPIEELLFAFTFGMYWSGLYEHLYWRKLIKSKEMSTN, encoded by the coding sequence ATGCAATATGTCTGGTTTATATGGTCTCTTATAATTCTTGCGCTTTGGGCGATAATCTATTTGTCAAAAAAGGGGTATAGAAAAGAAATGCTCAAAATGAGCCTTATTACGATGCCCTTTGACCTAACAGAACCCTTGTTTGTTCCAGAATATTGGTTTCCACCTTCCCTATTCCATTTAACGGAAAGAACAGGTTTTGATATTGAGAGCCTTATCTTCTCTTTTGCTATTGGCGGAATAGGGACGGTATTGTATAATCTGATATTCAAAAAAGGCTATATAGATATGCCTCATACCGAACGGAGCCACCAAAGACATAAGCTACATATTTATATACTTTTTGTTCCAGCCATTGTATTTGTAATATTTAGTCTTTTCACCGCGCTTAACCACATCTATTGTGGCATCATTGCAATGTTTTTTGGTGGTTTGGCAACATTGTACTGTCGCCCAGATTTAAAAGGAAAGATATGGGTTGGAGGAATCTTGTTTACCATACTGTACTTCATTTATTTCGGAAGCATCCTTCCGTTCTATCCCCAATATGTGGAGTTGTACTGGAATCTGGACAACCTGACCCATATTCTTGTTTTGGGAATCCCAATTGAAGAGTTACTGTTCGCTTTCACCTTTGGTATGTATTGGTCTGGATTATATGAACACTTGTATTGGAGAAAACTTATAAAATCGAAAGAAATGTCAACCAACTAA
- a CDS encoding universal stress protein, which produces MKILLAIDGSDFSKVAIHELIKMTLSSNSEIHIINVYEVPKTTGLGLHTMGGRIGNYIEEIRSNAQKLGNKIVSEAFDKIKAENKALTITTSVVSTMPKSTIYEKAEDWGADLIVVGSQGHGALSRLVLGSVSQYLTTNAKCSVLIAKAGNKK; this is translated from the coding sequence ATGAAAATATTATTAGCTATAGATGGTTCAGATTTCAGTAAAGTAGCCATTCACGAACTTATAAAAATGACCCTATCCTCAAATAGTGAAATTCATATTATAAATGTTTATGAAGTTCCGAAAACAACCGGCCTGGGATTGCATACTATGGGCGGCAGGATAGGAAATTACATAGAAGAAATTAGAAGTAACGCTCAAAAATTGGGAAACAAAATCGTTTCAGAAGCTTTCGATAAAATCAAAGCTGAAAACAAGGCACTTACCATAACCACAAGTGTTGTTAGTACTATGCCCAAAAGTACTATTTATGAAAAAGCAGAAGATTGGGGTGCAGATTTAATTGTAGTAGGCTCTCAGGGTCATGGTGCACTTTCACGCTTAGTATTGGGCTCTGTATCCCAATATTTGACCACAAACGCCAAATGTTCAGTACTCATTGCAAAAGCTGGAAATAAAAAATGA
- a CDS encoding efflux RND transporter permease subunit: MLNKIIRYFLENKLITFILLAAFIVGGYVTAPFNWESSLIERNPVPVDAIPDIGENQQIVFTEWMGQSPQDIEDQITYPLTTALLGIPNVKTIRSNSIFGLSSIYIIFEDDVDFYWSRTRILEKLNSLPPGHTVPNEVTPALGPDATALGQVYWYTLEGRDAKTGKPTGGWDPQELRTIQDFYVRYYLTVASGVAEVASIGGFLKEYQIEIDPDAMKANNVDVKMIMNAVKNSNLDIGARTLEFNSAEYLVRGLGYIKNLSDLEESVVTVRDNVPIRLKDVAKIQFGPAGRRGALDKSGVEAVGGVVVARYGANPQAVIKNLKAKIDEVAPGLPSKTLEDGTVSKVTIVPFYDRSGLIQETIGTLELALTHEILISILVVIVLVLNLRASILISSILPVGVLMTFILMKYFGVDANIVALSGIAIAIGVMVDVGIVFTENIVRHLEMPENEGVRGKKLVQVIYIATVEVAGAVITALATTVVSFIPVFAMQAAEGKLFSPLAWTKTFALISAMLIGIMFIPALAKVLFSIRIDSKRTSRIFNAILISFGFVFLIAYGSIIAIALIATGINNLLTQMPEKTFLKGKLKLPYSEKTANYVNIAIAIVILVYFLTIEWMPLGVANSTFVNFIFVIIVIGVVLGALMAVVYFYKSILTWCLDNKWKFLLIPILVVFFGMTIWLGFGKVLGFMPEFTKNNVVWEKLDKALPGLGKEFMPALNEGSFLLMPTTMPHSSISENMEVIASIDKHVITIPEIGSAVGKWGRVNSALDPAPTSMYENTINYIPEYILDEDGHRERFKVNKNNAFVLKDGTTYTYGTDEFRKITEEELIPDDDGENFRQWREHIQKPDDIWNEIVKHAKFPGLTSAPKLQPIQTRLIMLATGMRAPMGIKVFGPTLESIEKVGFELENILKEVPSVNPPTVFADRVVGKPYLEMKLNRHNMSRYGLSVKDMQMQLSVAIGGKQLTTTVEGRERFPVHVRYAREYRDNPDDIKKILIPTPAGVQVELGELADVTYVRGPQVIKSEDTFLTGYVIFDMKEGYAETNVVEDAQALIKQKMDSGEFTLPAGVTYRFTGNYENQIRASKRLMIVVPISLLVILLILYFQFKSMIPSLMVFSGIFVAFAGGFIMIWLYGQEWFLNFDVFGVYMRDLFQMHTINLSVAVWVGFIALFGIATDDGVIMGTYLTQVFDKRHPETVKEIRASVIEAGSKRVRPAMMTATTAIIALIPVLTSSGKGSDVVIPMAIPTFGGMLLQVMTMFVVPVLYGMWKEKGLKKQLKQSNA; the protein is encoded by the coding sequence ATGTTAAATAAAATTATCCGTTATTTTCTCGAAAATAAGTTAATAACATTTATATTACTCGCCGCATTTATTGTTGGAGGTTATGTAACCGCTCCGTTTAATTGGGAAAGCTCTTTAATAGAGAGAAACCCAGTACCTGTTGACGCCATTCCTGATATTGGCGAAAATCAACAAATTGTATTTACCGAGTGGATGGGGCAATCACCTCAGGATATAGAGGATCAAATAACCTATCCATTAACAACAGCATTACTTGGTATTCCAAACGTGAAAACCATACGTAGTAATTCAATATTTGGACTTTCTAGTATTTACATCATATTTGAAGATGACGTTGATTTTTACTGGAGTAGAACTAGAATTCTAGAAAAACTAAATTCTTTACCACCTGGGCATACAGTACCTAACGAGGTAACACCAGCACTTGGACCTGACGCCACAGCATTAGGGCAAGTATATTGGTATACTCTTGAAGGTAGAGATGCTAAAACGGGCAAACCAACTGGAGGTTGGGACCCCCAAGAATTGCGAACCATTCAAGATTTTTATGTGCGTTATTATTTAACCGTCGCCAGTGGTGTTGCCGAAGTAGCTTCCATTGGAGGCTTTTTAAAAGAGTATCAGATCGAAATAGATCCTGATGCTATGAAGGCCAACAACGTGGACGTTAAAATGATAATGAACGCTGTTAAGAACAGTAACCTAGATATTGGTGCCAGAACACTTGAATTCAACAGTGCCGAATATCTAGTAAGGGGATTAGGTTACATTAAAAACCTAAGCGACCTCGAAGAAAGTGTAGTTACTGTTCGAGACAATGTCCCAATACGTTTAAAAGATGTGGCTAAAATACAGTTTGGACCAGCAGGTCGTAGAGGAGCACTTGACAAAAGTGGTGTGGAAGCTGTAGGTGGAGTAGTTGTTGCACGCTATGGTGCCAACCCGCAAGCTGTAATTAAAAACCTAAAGGCTAAAATAGATGAAGTTGCTCCAGGATTACCGTCTAAAACACTAGAAGATGGCACAGTTTCCAAAGTAACTATTGTACCATTTTATGACCGTTCTGGTTTAATTCAGGAAACCATTGGAACTCTAGAACTAGCGCTCACTCATGAAATACTGATTAGTATTTTGGTGGTAATCGTATTGGTTCTTAATCTTAGGGCTTCCATATTAATTTCGAGTATATTGCCCGTTGGCGTATTGATGACCTTTATACTAATGAAATATTTTGGCGTAGATGCCAATATTGTTGCCCTTTCGGGTATAGCCATTGCTATTGGTGTAATGGTCGATGTGGGGATAGTTTTTACCGAAAATATAGTCAGGCATCTGGAAATGCCCGAAAATGAAGGCGTAAGAGGTAAAAAATTGGTGCAGGTCATTTATATTGCTACGGTGGAGGTTGCAGGAGCTGTAATTACGGCTCTTGCTACCACTGTTGTGAGTTTCATACCAGTATTTGCAATGCAAGCCGCAGAAGGGAAGTTATTTAGTCCTTTGGCGTGGACCAAAACATTTGCGTTGATTTCAGCAATGCTCATTGGTATTATGTTTATTCCAGCCTTGGCAAAGGTTCTGTTTTCCATTAGAATTGATTCAAAGCGAACGAGTCGAATATTTAATGCAATCTTAATAAGTTTTGGATTTGTTTTCCTAATCGCTTACGGAAGCATTATTGCCATAGCCCTAATTGCCACTGGTATAAATAATCTATTGACACAAATGCCGGAAAAAACCTTTTTAAAAGGAAAATTAAAGCTTCCCTATTCCGAAAAAACAGCCAATTATGTCAATATAGCCATCGCAATTGTAATTTTAGTCTACTTCCTGACTATAGAATGGATGCCTTTAGGAGTTGCTAACTCTACATTTGTCAATTTTATTTTTGTGATAATAGTAATAGGTGTTGTTTTGGGGGCATTAATGGCTGTAGTGTATTTTTACAAAAGCATTTTAACCTGGTGTTTAGATAATAAATGGAAATTTTTATTGATCCCCATTCTGGTGGTTTTCTTCGGAATGACCATTTGGTTAGGGTTTGGCAAAGTCCTTGGTTTTATGCCGGAATTCACTAAAAACAATGTGGTTTGGGAAAAACTGGACAAAGCTCTCCCTGGGTTGGGTAAAGAGTTTATGCCAGCCTTAAATGAAGGGTCATTCTTGCTAATGCCCACTACCATGCCACACTCTAGTATTTCTGAAAATATGGAAGTTATTGCAAGTATTGATAAACACGTCATTACCATCCCTGAAATCGGGTCTGCGGTAGGTAAATGGGGACGTGTAAACTCTGCTCTTGATCCTGCACCTACATCCATGTATGAAAACACCATAAATTACATTCCAGAATATATTCTTGATGAAGATGGACACAGAGAGCGTTTTAAAGTTAATAAAAACAACGCTTTTGTATTAAAAGATGGTACCACCTATACATATGGTACTGACGAGTTTCGTAAAATAACAGAAGAAGAACTTATTCCAGATGATGACGGTGAAAACTTTAGGCAATGGCGAGAGCATATCCAAAAACCAGATGATATTTGGAATGAAATTGTTAAGCACGCCAAATTCCCTGGGTTAACATCAGCTCCAAAACTGCAACCTATCCAAACACGATTGATTATGTTGGCAACAGGTATGCGAGCACCAATGGGGATCAAAGTATTTGGACCCACCTTGGAGTCGATTGAAAAAGTTGGGTTTGAATTAGAAAACATTCTAAAGGAAGTACCAAGTGTCAATCCACCAACCGTGTTTGCAGATAGAGTTGTTGGTAAACCTTATTTAGAAATGAAGTTAAACCGTCATAACATGTCTAGATATGGACTATCCGTAAAAGATATGCAAATGCAACTCTCGGTAGCCATAGGTGGAAAACAACTAACTACAACTGTTGAAGGCAGGGAACGTTTCCCAGTTCATGTACGCTATGCAAGGGAGTATAGAGATAATCCTGACGATATCAAGAAAATATTAATCCCAACGCCTGCAGGTGTTCAAGTAGAATTGGGTGAATTAGCTGATGTTACTTATGTTAGAGGACCACAAGTCATAAAAAGTGAAGATACCTTTTTAACAGGCTATGTTATATTTGATATGAAAGAAGGCTATGCTGAAACCAATGTGGTTGAAGATGCACAAGCCCTTATCAAACAGAAAATGGATAGTGGCGAATTTACATTACCAGCAGGTGTAACCTATCGTTTTACGGGAAATTACGAAAACCAGATAAGAGCATCAAAACGTTTAATGATCGTGGTGCCTATTTCTCTGCTTGTAATTCTGTTAATTCTATATTTTCAGTTTAAATCAATGATTCCTTCACTGATGGTTTTCTCTGGTATCTTTGTAGCTTTCGCTGGTGGTTTTATCATGATTTGGTTATATGGACAGGAATGGTTCTTGAATTTTGATGTATTTGGGGTATATATGCGTGATTTGTTTCAGATGCACACCATAAACCTGAGCGTCGCCGTTTGGGTAGGTTTTATTGCCTTGTTCGGGATTGCAACCGATGATGGGGTAATTATGGGAACTTATCTAACTCAAGTATTTGATAAGAGACATCCAGAAACCGTTAAAGAAATTCGGGCTTCGGTAATTGAAGCAGGCTCAAAAAGGGTTCGTCCCGCAATGATGACCGCGACGACTGCTATCATTGCTTTAATCCCTGTACTTACATCTAGTGGTAAAGGTTCCGATGTGGTTATCCCCATGGCAATCCCTACATTTGGTGGTATGCTGTTACAGGTCATGACCATGTTTGTGGTACCTGTGCTTTACGGTATGTGGAAAGAGAAAGGATTAAAAAAACAATTAAAACAAAGTAATGCTTAA
- a CDS encoding AraC family transcriptional regulator — protein MKGPKEFWIKNMVCRSCLKVIKQELQELGVTVLSLELGRLLVEAPKKTSNEIVEAVTTVLHANDFEIVQKEEEMLTERIKIILIEQLQELPLHIKVKTSELLASRLHKDYKTLSRLFSANQQTTIEKYFIKLKIEKVKELIQLKQHSFSDIGYLLDYMSVNHLSRQFKEVVGMSMTDYKNTGNWKRNFYDEII, from the coding sequence ATGAAAGGACCCAAAGAATTTTGGATTAAGAATATGGTCTGTAGAAGCTGCTTAAAAGTTATTAAGCAAGAACTACAAGAATTGGGAGTTACTGTGCTTTCATTAGAATTAGGAAGATTATTGGTAGAAGCACCAAAAAAAACCAGCAATGAAATTGTCGAAGCTGTTACAACTGTGCTTCACGCTAATGATTTTGAAATTGTACAAAAAGAAGAAGAAATGCTCACAGAAAGAATCAAGATTATTCTAATAGAACAATTGCAAGAGCTACCGTTACATATTAAGGTAAAAACATCTGAACTATTGGCTTCAAGACTTCATAAAGATTACAAGACATTGAGCAGATTGTTTTCAGCAAATCAACAGACAACCATTGAAAAGTACTTTATCAAATTAAAAATAGAAAAAGTCAAAGAGCTCATTCAGCTTAAACAACATTCCTTTTCAGATATAGGATATTTATTGGACTACATGAGTGTCAACCACCTGTCTAGACAGTTTAAGGAAGTGGTGGGAATGAGTATGACCGATTACAAAAACACAGGAAATTGGAAACGGAATTTCTATGATGAAATTATATAG